One part of the Aurantibacillus circumpalustris genome encodes these proteins:
- a CDS encoding YybH family protein yields MKKIIVPVCLLLMLASCRDSKENKSFINNQNQPEMNATTEKSAIEKLLFSYRDALNASDVSKILTLYSQDGVFMPTNAPSAKGQAQIKDSYEFVFKTIQLNIEFLIDEIRIDGSHAFAVTSSKGTTLIHANGQTVAEENRELFVLAKEDSGWKIARYMFNKTK; encoded by the coding sequence ATGAAAAAAATAATTGTACCAGTTTGTCTGCTATTGATGCTTGCAAGTTGTCGAGATTCAAAAGAAAATAAATCATTCATAAACAATCAAAATCAACCAGAAATGAACGCAACAACCGAAAAATCAGCCATTGAGAAATTATTGTTCTCCTACCGTGACGCTTTAAATGCTTCAGATGTATCAAAAATACTAACGCTCTATTCTCAAGATGGCGTGTTTATGCCTACCAATGCTCCATCGGCAAAAGGACAAGCGCAAATAAAGGACTCCTATGAGTTTGTATTTAAAACTATTCAGTTAAATATTGAGTTTTTAATTGATGAAATACGTATAGATGGAAGCCATGCATTTGCGGTAACAAGTTCTAAAGGCACAACTTTAATTCATGCCAACGGGCAAACTGTTGCTGAAGAAAACAGAGAACTGTTTGTGCTTGCAAAAGAAGATAGCGGTTGGAAAATAGCCCGTTATATGTTTAACAAAACAAAGTAA
- a CDS encoding OmpA family protein, which yields MKNLYIPIIAFIGMSYTISAQQFALASKRYTSEIDSESKIFFKKISSTLPGENEPAAKKSKNEIKGDKFYFIYSYNEAIEAYSSEDQLTTDGQRKLAISYYKMHKDTSSETAYLKLFTMKDGNNSEDYFNYSMVLKSVKKYEEAGKWMDKFVEQTPQDLRAIDYKANKASLPLLLENNAKYKINNLNINSDAQDFGTSYYKNKIVFASSRTTKSMPKTSYRNGKPYLNIYVADVDGDQLKDPENFNKSFNGNMNEGPASFNKEGTFMAYSKNNYTLTKKELIVNIEIYFSTYDKEKDKWSEPESFVLNNKDYSVGQPSLSEDGKTMYFTCNKPGGFGGADLYKVTRDDAGTWGNSTNLGNTINTEGNEVFPFYQEEKGILFFASNGHFGLGGLDIFSSTIKGSVFGKATNLGAPLNSSSDDFSILMDSSLTKGYFSSNRVGGSSDDDIYSVKFILNKKINGHAKDKNEKYLASTFITLLNDKDYVIDTVTTKSDGAFSFNVESDKDFKLTGEKEKYDDGSNAFSTYGSELIVKSDVTLLLTPKKEEIVQAKKEDIVPVKKEKTVAEKIKVNEDLGKIVGFKPIYFDFHEYKIRASAETELNKIVNVLNEYPSMSLQLNAHTDCRSSNAYNQRLSNRRAKSSADYLKSRIKNPERIHAKGYGETKLINACSCDMVDAGNCTEEDHQANRRTEFIIIKK from the coding sequence ATGAAAAATTTATATATACCCATTATTGCATTTATTGGGATGAGTTATACCATCTCAGCACAACAATTTGCTTTAGCGAGTAAACGATACACGAGCGAAATAGATTCAGAAAGCAAAATATTCTTTAAAAAGATAAGTTCTACGCTTCCTGGTGAAAATGAGCCAGCTGCTAAAAAATCTAAAAACGAAATTAAAGGCGATAAGTTTTATTTTATTTATTCTTATAACGAAGCAATTGAAGCCTATTCCTCGGAAGATCAACTCACAACCGATGGGCAAAGAAAATTAGCAATAAGCTATTACAAAATGCATAAGGACACTTCTTCGGAAACTGCCTACCTAAAATTATTTACCATGAAGGATGGCAATAATTCAGAAGATTATTTTAATTATTCGATGGTACTTAAATCAGTTAAAAAATATGAAGAGGCTGGTAAGTGGATGGATAAATTTGTAGAACAAACACCACAAGATCTTAGAGCGATCGATTACAAAGCTAACAAAGCTTCACTTCCATTACTATTAGAAAATAACGCCAAATACAAAATAAATAATTTAAATATTAACAGTGACGCCCAAGACTTTGGCACCAGTTATTATAAAAATAAAATCGTTTTTGCTTCAAGCAGAACTACTAAATCAATGCCAAAAACATCATACAGAAATGGGAAACCTTATTTGAACATTTATGTTGCAGATGTAGATGGTGATCAATTAAAAGATCCCGAAAACTTTAATAAGAGTTTTAACGGGAACATGAACGAAGGTCCGGCCAGTTTTAATAAGGAAGGCACGTTTATGGCTTACTCAAAAAATAATTACACCTTAACAAAAAAAGAATTGATAGTAAATATCGAAATATATTTCTCTACCTATGATAAAGAAAAGGATAAATGGTCAGAGCCAGAGTCTTTTGTGCTTAACAACAAAGACTACTCGGTTGGACAACCTTCACTATCAGAAGACGGCAAAACGATGTATTTCACTTGCAACAAGCCAGGAGGATTTGGTGGAGCTGATTTATATAAGGTAACACGCGATGATGCCGGAACTTGGGGAAATTCAACAAATCTCGGAAATACAATAAATACGGAGGGAAATGAAGTATTTCCATTTTACCAAGAAGAAAAAGGAATACTTTTTTTTGCATCCAACGGACACTTCGGTTTAGGTGGACTTGATATTTTTAGCTCAACTATAAAAGGATCTGTTTTTGGAAAAGCAACAAACTTAGGAGCACCGTTGAATAGTTCTTCTGATGATTTTTCAATTTTAATGGATAGTTCACTTACAAAAGGTTATTTCTCATCTAACAGAGTTGGAGGAAGCAGTGACGATGATATCTACTCTGTTAAGTTTATTCTAAACAAAAAAATCAATGGCCATGCTAAAGACAAAAATGAAAAATATTTAGCTTCTACATTTATAACTTTATTAAACGATAAAGATTATGTTATAGATACAGTGACAACTAAGAGTGATGGTGCATTTTCATTCAACGTTGAATCAGACAAAGATTTTAAATTAACCGGCGAAAAAGAAAAATATGACGACGGAAGTAATGCATTCAGTACATATGGTTCTGAGTTAATTGTAAAATCAGATGTAACTCTTTTACTCACGCCTAAAAAAGAAGAAATTGTTCAAGCTAAAAAAGAGGACATCGTTCCAGTTAAAAAGGAAAAAACAGTTGCTGAAAAAATAAAAGTGAATGAAGATTTAGGTAAAATCGTGGGATTTAAACCCATCTACTTTGATTTTCATGAATACAAAATCAGAGCTTCTGCAGAAACCGAATTAAATAAAATTGTTAATGTCCTGAACGAATATCCGTCAATGAGTTTGCAATTAAACGCGCATACAGATTGTAGATCCAGTAATGCCTATAATCAAAGGTTATCAAACAGACGTGCAAAATCATCTGCAGACTATCTTAAAAGCAGAATCAAAAATCCTGAACGTATACACGCTAAGGGTTATGGCGAAACCAAACTTATAAATGCTTGCTCATGTGATATGGTTGATGCTGGAAATTGCACAGAGGAAGATCATCAAGCGAACAGACGAACCGAATTTATTATTATAAAAAAATAA